CGATCCGATTGACGGAGGACAACGATTGGTCCAACTGACGGTTGGTCCGACTGACGGAGGACAATGATTGGTCTGATTGACGGTCGGTCCGACTGACAGAGGACAACGATTGGTCTGACTGACGGTTGGTCCAACTGACGGAGGCCGATTGGTCCGACTGACGGTTGGTCTGACTGACGGAGGCAAGAAGTGATACTTGCTGTGTGTTTAGAGAATATAGTGTAATTGTGAGCACTTCCTGCAAGCTTCACCTTATGTAATAACACACCTTTAATACCACACCTGTAACAAGACACCTGTATTACCACACCTGTCATGTTGCCAGTGTTGGAACGTCCCTTTGAGCCATGTGTGTAGGCTGACCTTTGACCCAGAGAGAAATAAAAAGATGGAGGATGAAGAGTCTCCTCACTCGCAATACACCTCCCTGCCTGAGGGCGGGGTTTCCATGGCAACAGGAGGGACAGGCGGGcggaaagaaagaaggaaagagTCCAGTTGTGTACTTTTGCTTTTACTAGAAAGTCAAGAAGAActaagcaacacacacacacacacacacacacacaatgtttggTAGACTTGTGCACCTTCATCTTCATAGTCGTCATCATCCCCCAAATAAAGTGCATGTCACTTTAAGAACTACACAACATGCTCTTACAACctgggttgtgtgtgtgtgtgtgtgtgtgtgtgtgtgtgtgtgtgtgtgtgtgtgtgtgtgtgtcaaagacGTGCAAACGTAAGACTCCAGTAAAAATCCACCATTTTTCTGGTCTCCGTGTGCGGAGGACCTGCTGATCTATTTTTAGCTGCAAGCCGCGCCGAGGGCGGAAGCTTTGATGGTGACGCAGCCCCCGCAGAGCACCGGAGGGGCGTGGCACCAGACCGGGGGAGGGCGGGGGCAGCATGCACCGCATCCGGCGAGGAAGACAAGAGAGGCAAAACCTCGGTGACGAGAAAAATGACGGCCGTCCGCTCCATCGCCAAGCAACACTCCCGCGCGGACTCGCCCCCCCAGGCCGGAAAAGGTCGGGTCGACGCGGTCAGACGTCACTCGGAGTCCGTGCCCGGCGGGCCACGCCGGCGGGGATGCAGCCGCAGCACACCAACCACAGCGCCTTCTGGATCTCCTGGTTGCGGAAGGCGTAGATGAGCGGGTTGATGACGGAGTTGTAGGTGGCGGGCACCAGCGTGGCGTAGGTGTAGAGCGGCGGGTAGGTGTAGTCGGCGATGAGCGAGTAGACGGTGAAGGGCATCCAGCAGGCGGCGAAGGTCCCCAGGATGATGGCCAGCGTGGACACGCCCTTGCGCGTGGTGACGTAGTGCGGCGTGGCGGCCAGGAAGTGGTGCTGCAGGGCGATCTGGTGGGCGTGGCGCATGACGATCTTGCAGATCTGCACGTAGAGCTGCAGCATGAGGCCGAAGAGCAGCAGGAAGGAGACGGACAGCACGGCCACGTTGTTCTTGGTCAGCGGGCGCACCACGCTGCACGCCGCCTCCTGCGCCAGGCAGTTGACGCCGGTGACGGGCAGCAGGCCCAGACCCAGCGACAGAGACCACAGCAGCAGCAACATGGTGTAGGTGAACGCCGCCGTGCGCTCCGAGTTGTAGGTGAGCGCGTAGTAGAGCGACAGGTAGCGGTCGATGGTGATGGCCAGCAGGCTGAAGACGGAGGCAGAGAAAGACGCCACCACCAGACCTACGGTCAGCAGCTGGGCGGAGTCGGAGCGCAGCAGGTAGGCGCAGGTGAAGTGCAGCACCAGACCCAAGCCGGCCAGCAGGTCGGCCAGAGCCAGGCTGCCGATCAGCAGGAACATGGGGGCTCGCAGCGCCGGGTTCTGCCAGATGACCAGGACCACCAGCGCGTTCTCGCAGGCGATCAGGGTGCCGGACGTGCACAGGACCACGTCCCACGGGTTGACGGGCGGAGGCGGCTGGCGGGGCGACAGCGACTCCTCCGGGGGGAAGGTGCTCGCCGCCGTGCTGACGTTGTCCGTCGGACCCCCGCCACTGCTGGCCCAGGCTGTGGGGTCAGGGATCAGCCAGCTGGGGGCGCTCGCCGGCTCTTGGCTCATCGTGACCCCCGTCTGCAAAAAGAGTGCACAATGTGTCCAAACAAGTCCTTTTCCCCATTTCCTGTTTCAAACCATTTTTCATTTCTTTTTGCTTTGACTTtttatacacctttatttattttattcacgttAGTTTAaatctatattttcatggatttcTTCCTATTTCATCTTTTTAGGACCATTTTCATTGATTTTACATATGTTAAATGTAAACGGGTTAATCTTGTCGAATGGGTAATTCttgttaaatgggttgtactttttgAATTGGTTATTCTTGTCGAATAGGTTATTCTTGTCGAATGGGTTATTCTTGTTAAATTGGTTATTCTTGtcgaatgggttatacttgttgaATTGGTTAGTCTTGTCGAATGGGTTATTCTTGTCGAATAGGTTATTCttgttaaatgggttgtacttgttgaATTGGTTATACTTGTCGAATTGGTTATTATTGTTGAATGGGTTATTCTTGTTGAATTGGTTATTCTTGTTGAATTGGTTATTCTTGTTGAATTGGTTATTCTTGTCGAATGGGTTATTCTTGTTGAATTGGTTATTCTTGTTAAATGGGTTATTTTTGTTAAATGAGTTATTCTtcttaaatgggttgtacttgttaaATTGGGTATTCTTGTTAAATTGGTTATTcttgttaaatgggttatactttttgAATAGGTTATTCTTGTCGAATAGGTTATTCTTGTCGAATGGGTTATTCTTGTTAAATTGGTTATTCTTGTCGAATGGGTTATTCTTGTCAAATAGGTTATTCttgttaaatgggttgtacttgttgaATTGGTTGTACTTGTCGAATTGGTTATTATTGTTGAATGGGTTATTCTTGTTGAATTGGTTATTCTTGTTGAATTGGTTATTCTCGTCGAATGGGTTATTCTTGTCGAATGGGTTATTCTTGTTGAATTGGTTATTCTTGTTAAATGGGTTATTtttgttaaatgggttatacttgttaaATTGGGTATTCTTGTTAAATTGGTTATTcttgttaaatgggttatactttttgAATAGGTTATTCTTGTCGAATAGGTTATTCTTGTCGAATGGGTTATTCTTGTTAAATTGGTTATTCTTGTCGAATGGGTTATTCTTGTCGAATAGGTTATTCttgttaaatgggttgtacttgttgaATTGGTTATACTTGTCGATTTGGTTATTATTGTTGAATGGGTTATTCTTGTTGAATTGGTTATTCTTGTTGAATTGGTTATTCTCGTCGAATGGGTTATTCTTGTTGAATTGGTTATTCTTGTTAAATGGGTTATTTTTGTTAAATGGGTTATTCTTcttaaatgggttatacatgtTAAATTGGGTATTCTTGTTAAATGGGTTTCAAATGGGTTATTcttgttaaatgggttatacttgttaaATGGGTTATTCTTGTTAAATGGGTTATTCTTGTTGTATGGTAATTATTGTTAAATGGGTTATTCTTGTTGAATGGGTTATTCTTGTCGAATAGGTTATTCttgttaaatgggttgtacttgttgaATTGGTTATACTTGTCGAATTGGTTATTATTGTTGAATGGGTTATTCTTGTTGAATTGGTTAATCTTGTCGAATGGGTAATTCttgttaaatgggttgtactttttgAATTGGTTATTCTTGTCGAATAGGTTATTCTTGTCGAATAGGTTATTCTTGTTAAATGGGTTATTCTTCTTAAATTGGTTATACTTGTTAAATTGGGTATTCTTGTTAAATGGGTTTCAAATGGGTTATTcttgttaaatgggttatacttgttaaATGGGTTATTCTTGTTAAATGGGTTATTCTTGTTGTATGGTAATTATTGTTAAATGGGTTATTCTTGTTGAATGGGTTATTCTTCTTaaatgacttagacttagacaaactttaatgatccacaagggaaattgttccacacagtagttcagttacaatgatggaaagtgtaaggatggaaaggacaatgcaggtataaaaagactaaatatagcgatataaaatataacatatatacgtaatatttacgtaatatatgtacagtatattatatatactgatatattatattatgtctatatcatatatacaatatataacctcctgtccctcactgacacaaacgcctccaactgcgtgccaatagtttggcgggctttccggatcagtttatcaattcggtttgagtcccttttgctggtgctgctcccccaacaaaccactgcaaagtacagggcactggtcacaacagactgataaaagatctccaacacacattaaaggacctaagcttcctcaggaaaaagagtctgct
This genomic interval from Nerophis lumbriciformis linkage group LG07, RoL_Nlum_v2.1, whole genome shotgun sequence contains the following:
- the gpr12 gene encoding G-protein coupled receptor 12 isoform X1 produces the protein MDDLSGLQQASVKKSPAASSSSGESSSQQEQHPNDSRHCTALAPPLLFLAPPLFFTSLHTFIIIIIIIVSKREKSTSPLLPLLPTWMLPACNSSLRTRKTGVTMSQEPASAPSWLIPDPTAWASSGGGPTDNVSTAASTFPPEESLSPRQPPPPVNPWDVVLCTSGTLIACENALVVLVIWQNPALRAPMFLLIGSLALADLLAGLGLVLHFTCAYLLRSDSAQLLTVGLVVASFSASVFSLLAITIDRYLSLYYALTYNSERTAAFTYTMLLLLWSLSLGLGLLPVTGVNCLAQEAACSVVRPLTKNNVAVLSVSFLLLFGLMLQLYVQICKIVMRHAHQIALQHHFLAATPHYVTTRKGVSTLAIILGTFAACWMPFTVYSLIADYTYPPLYTYATLVPATYNSVINPLIYAFRNQEIQKALWLVCCGCIPAGVARRARTPSDV
- the gpr12 gene encoding G-protein coupled receptor 12 isoform X2, producing MIYLAFSRQVSRSHQQHLRLQALAPPLLFLAPPLFFTSLHTFIIIIIIIVSKREKSTSPLLPLLPTWMLPACNSSLRTRKTGVTMSQEPASAPSWLIPDPTAWASSGGGPTDNVSTAASTFPPEESLSPRQPPPPVNPWDVVLCTSGTLIACENALVVLVIWQNPALRAPMFLLIGSLALADLLAGLGLVLHFTCAYLLRSDSAQLLTVGLVVASFSASVFSLLAITIDRYLSLYYALTYNSERTAAFTYTMLLLLWSLSLGLGLLPVTGVNCLAQEAACSVVRPLTKNNVAVLSVSFLLLFGLMLQLYVQICKIVMRHAHQIALQHHFLAATPHYVTTRKGVSTLAIILGTFAACWMPFTVYSLIADYTYPPLYTYATLVPATYNSVINPLIYAFRNQEIQKALWLVCCGCIPAGVARRARTPSDV